One window from the genome of Microbulbifer pacificus encodes:
- a CDS encoding NAD(P)H-quinone oxidoreductase — protein MRYIDLPEFGGPEKMQLAQGDVPVAGAGEVLIRVEAAGVNRPDVVQRAGFYPPPAGASPVLGLEVAGQVAAVGEGVTRWQVGERVCALTNGGGYAEYALAPAAQCLPVPEGLTAVEAAALPETFFTVWSNLIHRAHLKQGETLLVHGGSSGIGTSAIQIAVSLGVRVFATAGSAEKCAACKKLGAERAINYREQDFVAEVRAATNNRGADVILDMVGGDYVDRNIQAAAQDGRIVNIAFLAGARVEVNMLPVMLKRLTLTGSTLRPQRPEVKAAIARDLLEQVWPLVATGKIRPQIAATFPLADVAAAHRLMESSNHIGKIVLEI, from the coding sequence ATGCGTTACATAGATCTTCCGGAGTTCGGCGGTCCGGAAAAAATGCAGCTCGCGCAAGGTGATGTGCCGGTGGCCGGTGCGGGTGAAGTGCTGATCCGTGTCGAAGCCGCCGGTGTAAATCGCCCGGATGTCGTCCAGCGCGCGGGGTTCTACCCACCACCAGCGGGAGCTTCTCCGGTGCTTGGGCTCGAAGTCGCAGGCCAGGTCGCGGCCGTCGGCGAGGGGGTGACCCGCTGGCAGGTTGGTGAGCGGGTATGCGCCCTTACCAACGGTGGCGGTTACGCGGAATATGCACTGGCACCTGCGGCGCAGTGCCTGCCGGTTCCGGAGGGACTGACGGCGGTTGAAGCCGCGGCATTGCCGGAAACGTTTTTCACGGTGTGGAGCAACCTGATTCACCGTGCGCATCTCAAACAGGGTGAGACATTACTGGTGCACGGCGGCTCTTCCGGTATCGGCACCAGCGCCATCCAGATCGCGGTCAGCCTGGGCGTACGGGTATTCGCTACCGCGGGCAGCGCTGAGAAATGCGCGGCCTGTAAAAAGCTGGGCGCTGAGCGCGCCATCAATTACCGCGAACAGGATTTCGTGGCTGAGGTACGGGCGGCCACCAACAATCGTGGCGCCGATGTGATTCTCGATATGGTGGGGGGCGACTATGTCGACCGCAATATCCAGGCTGCTGCTCAAGACGGACGCATTGTCAATATCGCGTTTCTTGCCGGTGCCAGAGTTGAAGTCAACATGTTACCGGTTATGCTGAAACGCCTGACCTTGACCGGTTCCACTCTGCGCCCCCAGCGGCCAGAGGTGAAAGCCGCTATCGCACGAGACCTGCTGGAGCAGGTGTGGCCACTGGTTGCGACCGGCAAAATCCGTCCGCAGATTGCGGCAACATTTCCGCTTGCAGATGTAGCGGCAGCGCACCGTTTGATGGAATCCAGTAATCATATTGGCAAGATTGTTCTGGAGATCTGA
- a CDS encoding TonB-dependent receptor has translation MGSPSDAFTPKSFRLAYSSAGTNGKGRNLVLTSACSIAAMSLACGIGTAHAMENSIDTLLEEVQVVARKRGDAERLQDVPVAATAYSGDQLEALQTRDLESLAFKMPNVQMDDAGTIKSTANFTVRGLGVNSSIPSIDPTVGVFVDGMYMGINAGVILDLFDLEGIEVLRGPQGLLFGRNVTGGAVVVKTAKPTEEFTSKVRFSTTAQQETNLAGTVSGKISDSVNGRLTAYYSDDQGWFENKATGNDNFGASETWFVRPSFTVDLSETANLIVRLESGHVDADGITGINHGDSAQAIAASVGVTDWDNSKDSFELAIDEEGWAETDWSQAIAEYNQDVAFGNGTITNVLAWRDYETSGVGDIDSLPLPIFHSYSLIDQNQLSNELRYSGRFGSTSVTSGVYWFTQDLEYIEQRSFSGGSLVMAGGGVQDHTAVGVFTQADIDLNESWVLTLGGRYSKEEKDADIASIAPGGGCDREACYSYDFSDTEEWSAFTPKVGLQWAISDSAQSYAVWTKGFRSGGYNMRNTVPGESPGPTDQEEQNSFELGAKLQWLDGRVKANMALFHNTIDDMQREVNLPIEPAGVAQLIRNTANATIRGAEFELMAAASENLLLTMNLGYVDGEYDDVWLDISGDGVVDGADYALEIPRLAPWTYGVGMVHDLQLGSWGALTSRINYNHRDASAYTDNNLGMLSEVEMVDFSIGIEPDGGNYRVALFGKNMLDEVSEGNDTQLPTSMGGVGASFTPLNRGRIVGIELNYEI, from the coding sequence ATGGGAAGCCCATCTGACGCTTTTACCCCAAAATCCTTTCGCTTGGCTTACAGCAGTGCCGGAACCAATGGAAAAGGCCGGAATCTGGTTCTAACCTCCGCCTGCTCCATCGCCGCCATGTCATTGGCGTGCGGTATTGGTACGGCTCATGCCATGGAAAATTCCATCGACACCCTGTTGGAGGAAGTACAGGTTGTCGCCCGCAAACGCGGCGATGCGGAGCGTCTGCAGGACGTGCCGGTAGCGGCTACCGCATACTCTGGCGACCAGTTGGAAGCCTTGCAGACCCGCGATCTGGAAAGTCTGGCGTTTAAAATGCCCAATGTGCAGATGGACGACGCCGGTACGATCAAAAGTACCGCCAACTTCACGGTGCGTGGTCTCGGCGTCAACAGTTCTATTCCCTCCATCGACCCCACCGTTGGTGTGTTTGTGGACGGCATGTATATGGGGATCAACGCCGGGGTGATCCTGGATCTGTTCGATCTGGAGGGTATTGAGGTGCTGCGTGGCCCGCAGGGGCTGCTGTTCGGTCGGAATGTGACCGGTGGTGCGGTGGTTGTAAAAACCGCCAAGCCCACCGAGGAATTCACCAGCAAGGTGCGTTTCTCCACCACCGCCCAGCAGGAAACCAATCTGGCGGGTACCGTTTCCGGCAAGATCAGCGACAGTGTCAACGGGCGCCTGACCGCCTATTACAGCGACGATCAGGGCTGGTTCGAAAACAAGGCCACCGGTAATGACAACTTCGGTGCATCTGAAACCTGGTTCGTGCGTCCGAGTTTTACCGTCGATTTGAGCGAGACCGCGAATTTGATCGTACGCCTGGAAAGTGGCCATGTGGATGCGGATGGGATAACCGGTATCAATCATGGCGATTCCGCCCAAGCCATTGCTGCCTCTGTCGGTGTAACCGACTGGGATAACAGTAAGGATTCCTTTGAGCTTGCCATCGACGAGGAAGGTTGGGCGGAGACCGACTGGAGTCAGGCGATCGCCGAGTACAACCAGGATGTCGCCTTCGGCAACGGCACCATCACCAATGTGTTGGCGTGGCGTGACTATGAGACATCCGGTGTTGGTGATATTGATTCTCTGCCGTTGCCTATTTTCCACTCCTATAGTCTGATCGACCAGAACCAACTGAGTAATGAATTGCGTTACTCGGGGCGCTTTGGTTCCACTTCCGTTACCAGTGGCGTGTATTGGTTTACTCAGGACCTGGAATATATTGAGCAACGTAGCTTTTCGGGTGGTTCTCTGGTTATGGCTGGCGGGGGTGTTCAGGACCACACCGCTGTGGGGGTATTTACCCAGGCGGATATCGATCTTAATGAGTCCTGGGTACTGACTCTGGGTGGCCGTTACTCCAAAGAGGAAAAGGACGCAGATATTGCTTCTATTGCGCCCGGTGGTGGTTGTGACCGCGAGGCATGTTACAGCTACGATTTCAGCGATACTGAAGAGTGGAGTGCTTTTACCCCGAAAGTTGGCCTGCAGTGGGCAATCAGTGACTCCGCCCAGAGCTACGCGGTATGGACCAAGGGCTTCCGCAGTGGTGGCTACAACATGCGTAACACCGTGCCAGGGGAATCGCCGGGGCCGACAGACCAGGAAGAGCAGAACAGTTTCGAGCTTGGGGCTAAATTACAGTGGCTGGACGGCCGCGTAAAAGCCAACATGGCGCTGTTTCACAACACCATCGACGACATGCAGCGGGAGGTTAACTTGCCGATTGAGCCCGCTGGTGTGGCGCAGCTGATCCGTAACACTGCCAACGCCACCATTCGCGGCGCCGAGTTTGAACTGATGGCAGCAGCCTCCGAGAACCTGCTGTTGACCATGAACCTGGGCTATGTTGATGGCGAGTACGACGATGTGTGGCTGGATATCAGCGGTGACGGCGTGGTGGATGGTGCGGATTACGCGCTGGAAATTCCGCGCCTCGCTCCCTGGACTTACGGCGTTGGCATGGTGCACGACCTGCAGCTGGGAAGCTGGGGCGCGCTTACCTCACGTATCAATTACAACCACCGCGACGCCTCCGCCTATACCGACAACAACCTCGGTATGTTGAGCGAGGTGGAAATGGTGGATTTCAGCATCGGCATCGAACCGGACGGTGGCAATTATCGTGTGGCGTTGTTTGGCAAGAATATGCTGGATGAGGTCAGTGAGGGCAACGATACCCAGCTGCCTACGTCCATGGGCGGTGTGGGTGCCAGCTTCACCCCGCTCAACCGCGGTCGTATCGTGGGTATTGAGTTGAACTACGAAATCTAG